The stretch of DNA GCGGATTCATAgcggaaatctcccagcattccctgcttgttcggTGTCTGCACAGTCCTGCATcttgtgatttgcattctgggaagtgtagtctttacaccaggcactgaACTGTTCCACTGGGTTATAGAAGCTCCTCTAAGCTGTTGGGGGTGTGGCTGTCCAtaggcttgctgactgtttccggtAGATATCACAGAATAGTGACTATAATGTGGATTTtttaattagaatttttttttttttgctcctgcTTTATTTATGCAGGGATACTGTCCGAGGTCGTCCTCCTCTTCCTCATTCATTGTATATTGCagctatactttgtgtttcagcaCCTCTACTATTTTTAAGATCtcacttgctgtcaatgaatgtaaACACCCATTGCTTCCACCGAggggctgaaaacctgtcctggtcatgtagGGCTACCCCTGTGTCTGTTGAATGTGGTCAGGGTGAATGTAaattttctattcactgacagcaagcagagatcggaTAAGTAATATAAACACAAATGGGGAGATTTCTCAAAAGTGGTGCAAAGGGAAAAGctgagtagttgcccatggcaaccaatgatTGGCCTTTTTTTCCAGTGGCTCTTTGGAAGTTGAAAGCCGCatactgattggttgctataggcaactgctccacttttcctttgcaccatttttgataaatctccctcagtgtattagaaagttgcagatagCTTTAGgccgtcatacacattagattaaggtCGGCTGAATCCGATGATTTCGGTGGAACCGaccgactatctaatgtgtacggGGGCCTCCCGACTCCCCCCTGACCGATGTCGGTGGaatgaaggatcgggcatgttggatttcaatacCGGATCATTTGTTCTCAGGGGAGGCGTCTGGCAGCGCTttactcccctcccccatgtacaCGGCCGGCCGAGCCTTCTATATGTTGAAAGATTTTCAGATAACACAAGTCACATATCAGACGTCTTCAGTTtcggtgtatattttttttcaccagcTGTATACGCTGATGTTGTGTAAACCGATCCATTCAGACAAGGTCACAACTGGGGGCCCGAAACTGCGACTCCCACCCATTTCCATAATGGTttagcagtacaggataagtaatgtatgtacacagtgactccaccagcagaatagtgagtgcagctctggagtataatacaggatgtaactcaggatcagtacaggataagtaatgtaatgtatgtacacagtgactccaccagcagaatagtgagtgcagctctggagtataatacaggatgtaactccggatcagtacaggataagtaatgtaatgtatgtacacaatgactccaccagcagaatagtgagtgcagctctggagtataatacaggtgtaactccggatcagtacaggataagtaatgtaatgtatgtacacagtgactccaccagcagaatagtgagtgcagctctggagtataatacaggatgtaactcaggatcagtacaggataagtaatgtaatgtatgtacacagtgactccaccagcagaatagtgagtacagctctggagtataatacaggatataactcaggatcagtacaggataagtaatgtaatgtatgtacacagtgactccaccagcagaatagtgagtgcagctctggagtataatacaggatgtaactccggatcagtacaggataagtgatgtaatgtatgtacacagtgactccaccagcagaatagtgagtgcagctctggagtataatacaggatgtaactcaggatcagtacaggataagtaatgtaatgtatgtacacagtgactccaccagcagaatagtgagtgcagctctggagtataatacaggatgtaactcaggatcagtgcaggataagtaatgtaatgtatgtacacagtgactccaccagcagaatagtgagtgcagctctggagtataatacaggatgtaactcaggatcagtgcaggataagtaatgtaatgtatgtacacagtgactccaccagcagaatagtgagtgcagctctggagtataatacaggatgtgacttACATTGTAATGTAGATGAATTCTATTCTGCACTTCTTCCCATGGGTTTATTAGAACATCTTGTAGATGAGATAATCTATAAGGGATCTGTTCTTTTAGTGTAGTTATATAGCTGCAGATATCTATGAAGAAGTCTTACATTTATAAACATAGATTGGTCTTTATTTGgatcagaaatatatatataacagtatcTGATGCAGAGAGCAGAGCCCGCGGGATTCTCAGGTCCCACCCCAGTCACTAGGAATAGACCACATAGAACAACTTGGAAGTTGCGTTCCCTTTTACGCTATCGGTTTGATCACCGTGAAGCCCGGCGGAGGTTTCTCTACTCTACAGGAGATCTCACCAACCACAGGATTCAGAGAACCaagatcagaaaaaaaaatccacttgaCTTTGGTCACGAATATACGAACAAGGACATAGACAGAGCGGGTGTGGGATGTGACGGCACGGCGGTGCACCCTCCAAGACATTACAACTATTTCATTTCCAGACAATCAATAATTAAATACTTCCCGAATTTAtctaaaaacattgcaaaaatgaggggatggggggggggggggcatataagACCATGTTGGGCAGGTTGATGCCAAGAGTGTAATGTCCCGAGagagaagagagggagagaagagCGAGGAGATGAGTGGATGATCGGCTTGGTAATCTGGTCAGGTGTTTCCGGGGATTTTGGTCGGTCAGAGGATTTGCCTTGGCATGCCATAGCCGGTCATTCCGGACTGGGAGGCTCCTTTGTTGGTGCCCATCTGTAGACCAATGACGCTCTGCCCTTCTTTTAATTTATCCTGGGAAAATCCACGCTTGTTCTCCATGGATTTCCTAAAgagatgtaaagggttaattagacCGGGAACAAAGGACTAGCTGCGGTTTTGACCAGGTAAGGTTGAGCAACCCTTTAAAtactcatgtcttatactccagtcacacccagagctgcagttAAGAATCTTTTGCCTGCCATGGAGTCTGTCGGCACTGtacttctaaggccctgttcacatcgcgtttgtgatAAGCTCCCGGCGCACACGCTAAACTTGTTCATAGGgctccgacggaggccaaaatcaAGTCTTTTTGGCCCCCATCGGGCTGGTATaactttttgtttaattttttgacgtatggaatagcgtagtagactacataATTGCATACAACAGGATCctacaaaaaaaacgtatactgcgcagtatatatatatttttttagcattggagcctatgggtgacgtatggcaTATCTTACGGCCATCCATTACATGTATGTGCCATGAGATTTTCATAACAGACTCCTATTCAATCGTTTagtgtatgggtgatggatgcctatATCACCTATGGGCTTAACGTATACAGCATGAGaattcatgacgtatccattaaatgtatcccataatagtctatggtggCGGATGCCAATGTTAGGCATCCGCCACCTGTCGTACACGGTAAACATGggccaaaaacgtgatgtgaatggggcctaacaatGGAGACGAGATCCTACTACGACCTATAATGTGAGGTTCTGCTTAATCAAACATCTCCCACGATGCATTGCAGCACAGCGTTCTTTGTACAGCTACTAAATCAGTTGTGAGCGATGCGTtcctgcagctttggatgtgaatggcAAATGAGCTGATATATGGTAAAATAAGTGCAGGTCAGTATATGCAAAGTTACTCAACATTATAGATGTAGGTATCGGCGTTGCCTGATATATATTATAAGTGAAGCCGTCAACCGTTACCCTACTAAATTCTGCCCATTATACAAAGATAAACACAGTCTATGGAATCCCGTTCTTCCGGGAAGGAGCATGTTGGCCGGAGATGGGTAGGCAATCGCTTTCGCCTGTAGGAACAtgcttggcggcagatgcctggcaTTGAGCTTCACCGATGGGTACGCCACCAACAGTACAGTCCATATCTATGATCACGGGCTTAAAAATTGTAACACTGCTCGACTTGAACTCACTTAGGGAACCACATGGGATCTCCGGTGAAAAAGCCATCGCCCTTTGTTACCGCCAAACCGCCCAAGTTCATGAGAGTCCGCTGCACGCTGGCCATGTCCTTTCCtatgggggggaaaaaaaagatacaaattttAAGTATTTTTGTTTTGGAAACAGACGAAGCAGTGAGGGCCAGCGGGGGAAAGATGTGGATCCGATCTGAATACGATCACGTGATATTCGAGATGATCACATAAACCAGGGGGACTATGCAGAGGCACCAATAAAACAACGAACCCAGATGGCTTCGACAAAATGGCTTCCATACCTTCCCACAAGTCAACTGTCTGGAACAAGTCAGTGGCTGCGATGCCGTATTTCTCACAGGCCTTCAGGAACTGGGatacctgctccatctgtttgaaGGCCATTGGGGAGGTCTGGATTTTGGCCACAGATTTGGGGGCAAGGGAGTTGATCAGGTGACAAAGTACCTAAAGAAAGAAGAAATCAATATGTAGACgaggttgtttgaaggcatctaGCGAGCTAAGTTCATTGTATGTGGGCCGTCGTCTACTAGTTTTGATGTTTTTGATAGAATATAAAGCTATATATGTTGGTTTCAGGAAAATATTGCGCTGGCACTTGGGGGGTGCTAGAAAAAAATGACATGCCGACATGTGATATGCCCTTTTCTTGTCAAAAATAATTTCCAAGCGTGGGTTAAATTTTTGTTTCTTTTGGTCGTGGCATACCAGCACCAAATTTTCAACCACAAGGTGGCAACATTTAGTGGCGTTAAAGGGGTCTTTCCAAAAAATTTGTAGGGTACATGTAACTTTAACGTGTGCATGATATACTCCGGGGGCTGAACCCAGCAAGGTGCTGGGACGTCTTATAAGAACTCTTGAGTCTCAAACCGAAATCACTGCAGGAAATGTAGATGAGTCCATCTAGAGCTCTTCAATAGATAGAAGACCTCTCTAGGGTCTAaacaacccttcacccaagactgAATTTCTAAAGTTTGGGACGTATCTCTCTTTTGACGAGAAATTTTTTGGAAATTGTGTATACCGGGATTGTAAACTCCAGACCTACTCACAATATATTCTGGGACAAAACTTTAATGTGAATGCCAAGAAGCTACAGAAGTTCTGGAGAGTGGGTCCCTAGACGACGTCAAAGATTTCATATCGAAACATTGGGACGCAACTGCAAAAACCATTGTACTCACCGTGCCGTCCTTCAGCCATTTCTGGAAGCCGGACTTCCCCTCTTCTTCTGGACGCCCACATTCAGGAGGGCACTGACTGACTATCCACTGCACCAGGATGTTCTCCAGCTCTGGGTCGTACTTCTGGTCAATCTTCATCTGGACTTCCCTGCTCAGTCCGTATGCTGGTCCTTTGTTTGCCATTTTAGTGGTTGGTGGTTTGGATCTCTGTAAGAACGAGACAAGAATGTAGGTGAAGAACGTGAAGACCACCCCAAACTTCAGTTACTTAGATGTCGTACAACTCAATGGGGGAGGTCCGTCGTAATTATAAGGAATTAAAGTAGACGAAAAATGGAGACTGGTTTATGACGGGACTTTAATCTGATTCTGTAAGAGGGAGACAAAAACTCTTCAGTTGGTTTTTTAGAAAAGGAAGGACGGTGTCCACCACTCAAGGATCTCACTAGTTGTGGAAAATTACTGTGGCGGGCCGAGTTGAGGAAGGACACTGATGAGAAGACTCTGATGACCTGGTTTTTGAAGACCATTGACCATACGAAAGATTTTCTTAAGGACATATGACATTTTTGACGGACTGAAACAACTTTTTAACGtgtatggggtcaattttggattTCATTTTTATGGCTGACCACACTGGTTAATCACTGAAGCAATGAGGTTCAGCACTTGGTTGCCTGCTCAATGGACCAGGGTTTTCGTAAGTGGCAAAAATTTTGGGAaccccaatgatcaaaactttGTGGCACCAAAAGCCAAACCATTCATATCAAAGTAATCTGGGTCCAGTGGTCCTCTAAATTTTGGAAGCGGCCGTCTACTCTATATGAGCCACGTGTCGGGACCTATGACGACTTCGAGAATCTTACTCACTTTCTTACTAAAACCTGCAACTTTCAAAGCTTCTCTTCACAAGTTTTTACATAATTCAGTCAACTAAACTCTTCACCTTCTGAAAGATCCGGAAATTCACAACCTACAGGAAACCCCCTCACCACGTCCTGTTTGTGTTACACGGAAGCCATGACATTCATCTACTATACTCAAGGCCGCTGGACTTCAATCTGTGTAAATGGTCACGGAGATCAGTTCCCCGGGGCTCGTCTGTCTCCCCCACCCCCTTTCTGTGGACTTCTGGATTTATTTCCCACTTCCTTGTGTGCTAACATCACATTGCCTGTAGAGGGAGCCCTtcacaggttctcaccacccaaaGAGTATGTCATCATCCTCAGTTGAGCCCCTCTCTCCAGGAGCCCCTTTGCAGCTGCCTCTACGACAGAACGGGTAGCAGTTACCTCGAATGCCAGGAAGCCGCCTTGCACCTCTATCATTTACAGTGGGATTATATTATCCCATGTGGTAAATCAATACTAAGAGGTCGGTAACGGCGTATAATAGAAGGCCCAATAATGGGATTTTATTATGGCCCTTTAGGATTATTATGGCTGTGGGGTCATTTCCCTTTGGCAGCAGCTCCGTAATATAATATGAAGTTCCCTGGATGACCCCCCTCACTCAGCGGGCCTCAATTACTGATAATGAGCCACAGCGCTGTATAAATACGCAGTCTACGGCAATCACATCAGTCGGGGGACATGTGCCAAGTTTACTGCACCCATTGCCTGCACGCCGCAGGGTCGAAACCGTTTTTCGTAGATAAAAATACAGTCTATTTTTTAGATGACTCGAAACCAGTGAGGTAACCTCTGGGATCGATCCTGATGATGAAGAGGGCGCTACTAAGCAGATTGTCGGGTGCGAAGTCCGCACTGCAGCCGCTTCATTCTCCGGATCGGTGggcggatccccaccgatcataaagtaaTAGCATAGCCTACCCCTCACTTtctaaaatgggaatacccctttaattgttcTGTTCCCTGATGTTACACGGCTTCTGCAGGGAATCCAAATTCCCTGCAGCTTCTATTCTACCAATCAACAGACTGCAGATTTTACAGCAGTCTGTAATCTGCTGATCAACGCAACAGGGTATTTGTATGTTCTGCATGTTATCGGGACACTGCTGCGACTAATGGGAGggattttgataataaaatgacatTATGGGAATTGCTACTTGAGCCCCTTTGGTCATTTCAGAAAAGTTGCTTGATAGGGAACCAAACAAATGAGTGCGCCCCTTTAAGTGGGGACACAATAGGTTTGCGTAGCCGCCGGGACCACACGCCGTTTTCTTTCCTCCGACTCACGCATTCCAGCTCCTGTTTCTAAACAGCAAAGTAAACAGCATCATGTATGAACCAGGTCCCTCCACAACTCGGCCCGGCACAGTACTTTTCCACAACTTGTTCGGAAACCAGCCAATCTTCTGTCGTAGAGAAGAGATAGCCAGGCGGTTGCTAAGACACAAGACCACAGCCTGTCTACGCTTGCCCAAATCCTGCCGTCATGATGCAACGTCAACGAGATAAACAAGATCCTTACAGAAAATTACACCATAGAGTCTTTTATGTGAGACATCGATCTAGAATTAACAGGCAGATTACAAGTGAACCACTTCACCAGCTGGTGGAAAACATAAAATAAAGTAATTGCACGTTCTTCGTTATACACTCCCCGCTGCCATATAAGTGTAAGAGtctgagtcactgtgtacatacattacttatcctgtactgatcctgagttacatcctgtattatactccagagctgcactcactattctgctggtggagtcactgtgtacatacattacttatcctgtactgatcctgagttacatcctgtattatactccagagctgcactcactattctgctggtggagtcactgtgtacatacattacattacttatcctgtactgatcctgagttacatcctgtattatactccagagctgcactcactattctgctggtggagtcactgtgtacacacattacattacttatcctgtactgatcctgagttatatcctgtattatactccagagctgtactcactattctgctggtggagtcactgtgtacatacattatattacttatcctgtactgatcctgagttatatcctgtattatactccagagctgcactcactattctgctggtggagtcactgtgtacatacattacttatcctgtactgatcccgagttacatcctgtattatactccagagctgcactcactattctgctggtggagtcactatgtacatacattacttatcctgtactgatactgagttacatcctgtattatactccagagctgcactcactattctgctggtgaagtcactgtgtacatacattacattactgatcctgagttacattctgtattatactccagagctgcactcactattctgctggtggagtcactatgtacatacattacttatcctgtactgatactgagttacatcctgtattatactccagagctgtactcactattctgctggtagagtcactgtgtacatacattacattacttatcctgtactgatcctgagttacatcctgtattatactccagggctgcactcactattctgctggtggagtcactgtgtacatacattacattacttatcctgctctgatcctgagttacatcctgtattatactccagagctgcaatcactattctgctggtggagtcactgtgtacatacatcacattacttatcctgtactgatcctgagttatatcctgtattatactccagagctgcactcactattctgctggtggagtcactgtgtacatacattacttatcctgtactgatcctgagttacatcctgtattatactccagagctgcactcactattctgctggtggagtcactgtgtatatacattacattacttatcctgtactgatcctgagttataccctgtattatactccagagctgcactcactattctgctggtggagtcactgtgtacatacattacttatcctgtactgatcctgagttacatcctgtattatactccagagctgcactcactattctgctgctggagtcactgtgtacatacattacattacttatcctgtactgatcctgagttacatcctgtattatactccagagctgcactcactattctgctggaaacagtcaacaatatTGTTCTCCGTCCCGCTCCTAACATCTTAACTGAGTGCATGATATAAAGgtgacacttcccagaatgccgATCACCAGAGCGTTTTGTGCAGacattgaacaagcagggaacGTCAGGATTTTTCAGCAATTCATTGTATTTACGAAATGACTCCACTTCATATGTAGATGAATTCCATAGTAAACTATACCATGGTGGATATAACTGATATATCTGGAAATGTTTTGAGAGCCCCTGGGGCATCCAGCTGTCCGCACAGGAGGGCTGTCACTGCACACAATGGATGACATGGACTCCGCGGCGTCCTGTATGAGAAGCAGCGGGAGCTCTGGATCTCCACCTGGACTAACAAACTGCCCACAGATTAGACTATCACCTCCTAAATCACAGCCTCCACCCTGATGTCCCTGCTGGGTGTGAATACGGCCATCGAGTCTGTGAATGTCAAACACAGCCGTGCCCTAAAAACACACAGCGAGCCAGCAGAGGGTGCCAGCCCCAGCCACACCCGTCCCGGAGGGCGGCAATGACCCGTCACCTGATCTATTACGGTTATTACAGGATTTTAGTTCTAAGCATTTGTAATATCACAGCTCTGATGCGCCTGAAGGAAATGGTGAAATGATGTGACCGTGAGGAGTAAATGTCCGAGAAGAGGTGGATAACTCCGTGTAATGAATATTGGGAAGTTGTAATCTAGGTCTAGAGGGCACAATTGGACCCACTAAATACCCATCAGGGGCCTAAGAAATagcttgttaaaggggttgtccaacgcCCCCCAAAAAACCAAAAACCTCACCAAACCCATATGATTCCCTAATGTTAATACATCATTATGTAAGCGGAAATGATTTTTTTGTGCGTGCAACCTACCCCTGATATCGCGGCACAAACGCCACTCCACTTCCTGGTTGCGGGCAGCAACTGGCGCTGCTCCACTACATCACCTCTGCGTGCAATTGTGCCCTTTCTGAAATGTAAGCGACACCCACACTTTGTCTGTACAGGCTCCTTAATTGGTCCACCCCCTAACCCCCCCACACCTTCCCGCTGTACGGCCTCCCCAATAGGTCCGCCCCCAGTCCCCCCACATTTTCCCTCTGTACGGTCTCCCCAATAGGTCCACCCCCAGTCCTCCCACACCTTCCTGCTGGACTGCCTCCGCAATAGGTCCATCTCCCATACCTTCCTTCTGTACGGCCTCACCAATAGGTCCGCCCCCAATCCCCCCACACCCTCCCTCTTTATTGCGTACCCAGTAGGTCCACCTcccaccccccctcccccacaccttCCCTCTGTATAGTCCCCACAATAGGTCCGGCCCCAGTCCTGCCGCACCTTCCCCATGTATAGCCTCCACAATAGGTCCAGTCCGCCCACACCTTCCCTCTGTACAGCCTCCACAATAGGTCCGTCCCCAGTAGCCCCGCACCTTCCCTCTGTACAGCCTCCACAATAGGTCCGTCCCCAGTAGCCCCGCACCTTCCCTCTGTACAGCCTCCACAATAGGTCCGTCCCCAGTAGCCCCGCACCTTCCCTCTGTACAGCCTCCACAATAGGTCCGTCCCCAGTAGCCCCGCACCTTCCCTCTGTACAGCCTCCACAATAGGTCCGTCCCCAGTAGCCCCGCACCTTCCCTCTGTACAGCCTCCACAATAGGTCCGTCCCCAGTAGCCCCACACCTTCCCTCTGTACAGCCTCCACAATAGGTCCGTCCCCAGTAGCCCCGCACCTTCCCTCTGTACAGCCTCCACAATAGGTCCGTCCCCAGTAGCCCCGCACCTTCCCTCTGTACAGCCTCCACAATAGGTCCGTCCCCAGTAGCCCCGCACCTTCCCTCTGTACAGCCTCCACAATAGGTCCGTCCCCAGTAGCCCCGCACCTTCCCTCTGTACAGCCTCCACAATAGGTCCGTCCCCAGTAGCCCCGCACCTTCCCTCTGTACAGCCTCCACAACAGTGGCCGCCCTTTTAGATGTCATGTATGATAAACCACCAGCAGAAGTATGAAGCAGGGATTTTCGTTCAGGGTTTCTGCCCAAAAGTGGAAAATGAACTATGTGAAGTTTGTATTGCAGGAGTAATGTGCAGGCGTTTTGTAtgtctggacgacccctttaagaataaCCCTCCCAGCCAATCAGCAGTGCCGAGAGGGGAACACATGACTCCCCTCCCTGAACTTACCCCTCATTATTTACAGGAAGAGCCCGGGTACTACGTCGGAGGTCACACAATTGCACCCACTAAATGATCTTTTATGGAGTGTAAAGAGAACGTCttttagtgacaggttccctttaaatctttACTAGGCCACCAAACGTGGTCAGCCCGGCCCTTCACCATCCTATAAGAGAATTATCCTATTACAGGGCATTGTGGGGTAACAAAGATCCTGGgggccaatgcaaaatctgtaacagggcccccggcCATCATGCTGCGCAGCGCAAGTCTCGTATATAACGACCGTTCATTATTTATGGGggatttgaggttttttttagta from Rhinoderma darwinii isolate aRhiDar2 unplaced genomic scaffold, aRhiDar2.hap1 Scaffold_347, whole genome shotgun sequence encodes:
- the LOC142707545 gene encoding transgelin-2-like, with product MANKGPAYGLSREVQMKIDQKYDPELENILVQWIVSQCPPECGRPEEEGKSGFQKWLKDGTVLCHLINSLAPKSVAKIQTSPMAFKQMEQVSQFLKACEKYGIAATDLFQTVDLWEGKDMASVQRTLMNLGGLAVTKGDGFFTGDPMWFPKKSMENKRGFSQDKLKEGQSVIGLQMGTNKGASQSGMTGYGMPRQIL